GATCCTCTCCCAGCCTgtgctcctctccatcctccatcctccatcctcccctgcagcctcctcctcctccatctcctctactCACTTCTGttccctgctcccctgctccgtgctcctctccatcctccatggagcctcctcctgcagcctcctcctccatcttctctacctccctcctgtcccctgctctgtgctcctctccatcctccatggagcctcctcctccatctcctctacctccctcctgtcccctgctctgtgctcctctccatcctccatcttcccatacagcttcctcctccatctcctctaccTCCTTCCTGGTCCCTGCTCTATCAAACCTCCACGAGCCCAGAGCCTGCTTGTTGTTGCGATCTTGTTTGCCTCCTCACttgtctcctcccttcctttttctcctcaccTGGGTCTTCCTCGTCTGTACTCCTCCTGGAGCACTCCTGGCCTCGGGATCCCACATCCATCACCTGTGCCCTGCACCACCTCGTTCTGCATTGTATTCCTTACACAACCCAACTTACCTGTGCTTTTTGAGATTTGGGacaggtgtgtatgtggtatagGGACTCAGTTCAAGTCTCACACAGGCTGTGTAcgagctccaccactgagccacaccccagcccctcactgggggattctaggcaggggctctaccactgagccacaccccagccctccctgggggattctaggcaggggctctaccactgagccacaccccagcccctcactgggggattctaggcaggtgctctaccactgagccgtaTCCCATTCTATCAGTGAAGTTTCTGGTCAAGCACTCTGAGCCACACACCCAGTGGTTACCTCAGCCTTCTTGCCTGTTTCTCCCCCTTATGTGTTATTTCTCACCTATTCTCAGGTCCAGGAGCGCCCCAGGGCCTTGCAGGCTGAGCTGGCCCTGACACTGAAGGTCCTAGAGAACATGACTGACTCAGCCCTGGTCCCCATCCTGGACCAGCCTCTTCACACCCTGCGCCACATCCACTCACAGCTGCAGGCCTGTGTGAGTCCTGGGTCCCCGGCTCCTCCACATTGTCCCTCAGCCACCTGGGCTTCCCTGTGTCCCAGCAGCAGGCTCACAGTCCCCTCCTCTGTCCACAGACACAGCCTCAGCCCACGGCAGAGCCCAGGCCTGTGAGCGGCCGCCTCTCACGCTGGCTGCACAGACTCCAGGAGGCCCAGAGGAAGGTGAGTCTGGGGAGGGGACTGGGGTCTGCAGAGCCTGGGAGCCCTGAGTCCCGGCAGCCCCTGAGCCAGCCCTGTCCTTTCAGGAGACCCCCAGCTGCCTGGAGGCCTCTGTCACTTCCAACCTCTTCCGCCTGCTCACCCGGGACCTGAAGTGTGTGGCCAGCGGAGATCAGTGTGCCTGAGTACAGAGGCCATGCACCGAGTGTCCGAGACTCTGCACTCTACATTCGGCCCCACACCTACCTTAACTTATTTCCTCTCACCCTTTATTTATGAAGCTGCAACACAggttgtgtttattttcatacttttatacaatatatgcaaataaacagTGAGGAGTTGGACTCTTCTGTGATGTGTGATCCTCGagggtgtgtttctgtgtgcctgTGGGCATGTGACTAAGTGTGGATGTCGGTGTGGTGCAGAGGACATTCAAGACtgtgcatttatgtgtttgtCTTCTGTGATATGTATCCAAGGGACCACTTCTCCAAATGAGCAGCTAACCAAAGATGTGTCATTGGGTGGCTTATCCACATTCACATGTATTTATAAACATGCTTATAGTCTTTCTCTGGTCTGTATGTGCTGTGTAGCTCTCCTTTAAATAATGTCTCTGAGACAGATGGGGGTCTCTCTCATTCAGGTTGCTGTCTCCTATACCAAGGAAGCAGAAAAACCAACATGGGCAGGAGAGGTTATACACTAGTGAGAactttagctctgatccccagcacccatggaaaaagaaaaagaaaagatagagtGAGCTTTGGAAGTGGACACAGGACAAGGATCCCTAGGGCTAGCTTTTCACCCAATCTAGCAATTGGTAAGCTTCAGATTTAGTTATAGACCTtggctcaaaaaataaggtggaaagtaatTGAGAAGAAACCCAACATGCACCTCAGGCCTCCATGAACAGgcgcatgtatatatacacaagcaaGTACATACACACTAAAACGCTCAGactgggggctggacagatggctcagcagataagagcactggctgctcttgcagaggacctaaattgggatcccagcacccacatggtggctcacaaccacccatatataattccagtcccagggatgtaatgccctcttctggcttccatgggcactcttggtgtacatacatacatgctggcactcatgtgtgtacataatataaaaataagtacatgtttaaaaaaatatggagatCAATTCAAAAGTCAGCTGgtgttgacctttggcctccacatgcatatataagctcatacacacacatgcaaaacacagacacacatacatctaaagaaagaaaacccaactCATATGGCACAAATAAAAAGGAGTTTGTCATCACATATAAGATCAAGtgtattgccaggcagtggtggggcacacctttaatcccagcacttgggaggcagaggcaggaaggtctttgtgagtttaaagatctacagagtgagttccaggacagccaaggctacacagagaaaccctgtctcaaaaaacaaacaaaaaataaaccccaaaacaaaaccagtgtaTTAGGCTCCACAAGATTGCTCGGCTCTAGAACTGTGGACACGAGCTTGCTATCCAGGAACCACACAGTACAAGGAAAGAACTCACCCTCCCACTCATCCTCTGGACTCCACACCCACCTTAGGGtgtgtaagtttttgtttttgtttttgtttttttgtttgtttgtttgttttttggtttttcaagacagggtttctctgtgtagctttgcgcctttcctggaactcacttggtagtccaggctggccttgaactcacagagatccgcctggctctgcctcccgagtgctgggattaaaggcgtgcgccaccaccgcctggcgcagGGTCTGTAAGTTTTAAATTACTATTAtcactttatgtgtgtgggtgttctgcTGGCGTGTGTCTATGCTCCAGGTATATGCAgtgtacacagaggccagaagagagcatcagatccctaaaactagagttacagatggctgtgagccagcatatgggtgctgagattcaaagccaggtcctctggaagagaagctcttaaccactgagccatctctccagcccccaaatgtaattatataaacaaaaaaaaaacgtgtATTATTCTGAATgtgatggtggcacattcctgtaatctcaggactGAGAAAGTAGAATCATGAGAATCaacagttcaaagtcatcctaggCTATATATCTGGTTCAAAGCAGCATGGGTTActtgatatcctgtctcaaaatcaaaagcaacaataaaaaaaaccaacaaacaaagaaGACTCACACTCCAGGCTGGAGAGAAACCTCTGTCTCCAACCATCTGCCTCTAGAAAGATGATGCAGTTAGACCCAGAGCAGAGATACATTGAGGTGGGCAGGGCAATGTTCTATTAAACACAGAGCTTGCAACTTTGTGTTTGTCTCACAAGACTGCTATCTCGTGGGTCTTTCATCATGCACTGCTTAAATctctgtgtttgtgagtgtgtgttcatgtgcatataGGTAGGTTTGTGTGAGTGTACCTGGAGGACAAAGGTGCACTCAGCTGTCACCCCTCAATAACTGTCCACCTCGTTtagtttcacttttattttttagctaTTGTCCTGCAGCTTGTCAATTAGGTTCTGCTAGCTGTACAGGGAGCCCCAGAGAGCCTCCTATTTCTGCATCCCTGGCCCTGGGTCACAAGCACATGTCACCTGACTTCCCCCAGATCCCAAATGGGTTCTGGagactcgaactcaggtcctcatacttgtgagGCCAGCACTTTACCACCCaagccagccatctctccagcctcaagagtGTATTGCTTCTATCATCAAAATATGGTAATGcataagtttgaagccagccagaacTATACAGTGAAActcagagatgagagagagagagagagagaatatgcttt
The sequence above is drawn from the Peromyscus leucopus breed LL Stock chromosome 1, UCI_PerLeu_2.1, whole genome shotgun sequence genome and encodes:
- the LOC114684655 gene encoding interferon lambda-2 produces the protein MATLWRLLSLVTVVLGLATAASVPPSKPTPARTGCHIGIFQSVSPWELGVFKKAKDALEELLLQKDVRCSTNPFPSSWKLGQLQVQERPRALQAELALTLKVLENMTDSALVPILDQPLHTLRHIHSQLQACTQPQPTAEPRPVSGRLSRWLHRLQEAQRKETPSCLEASVTSNLFRLLTRDLKCVASGDQCA